Proteins encoded within one genomic window of Humulus lupulus chromosome 1, drHumLupu1.1, whole genome shotgun sequence:
- the LOC133830366 gene encoding protein DOWNSTREAM OF FLC-like: protein MVRLLLLFALCALPALVSAHLPTGKPFFIKGRVYCDTCRAGFETTATTYIAGAKVKMECKDGDTLRVKYSLEVVTNENGTYEIMVEDDHEDQICECVLVSSPVTDCKVADEGRSKASALLTGYMNGVVNRKHIVNNMGFLKDQPLPGCPELLKTYFPTDEEQ from the exons ATGGTTAGGCTACTACTGTTGTTCGCTCTCTGTGCGCTTCCGGCTCTCGTTAGCGCTCATCTTCCCACCGGTAAACCCTTCTTCATCAAAGGCCGCGTTTACTGTGACACTTGCCGTGCCGGGTTCGAGACCACCGCCACCACTTACATTGCCG GTGCAAAGGTGAAAATGGAGTGCAAGGACGGGGACACACTGAGGGTAAAGTACAGCTTGGAAGTAGTGACAAACGAAAACGGAACATATGAGATAATGGTAGAAGACGACCACGAGGACCAGATATGCGAGTGCGTGCTGGTGAGCAGCCCCGTTACCGACTGCAAAGTGGCCGACGAGGGACGCAGCAAGGCCAGCGCCTTGCTCACTGGCTACATGAACGGCGTCGTTAATAGAAAGCATATTGTCAACAATATGGGATTCTTGAAGGACCAGCCCTTGCCCGGCTGTCCAGAGCTCCTCAAGACGTATTTTCCCACTGATGAAGAGCAGTAA